A genomic stretch from Enterococcus wangshanyuanii includes:
- a CDS encoding DDE-type integrase/transposase/recombinase yields MKLEENALIGLRILQFILLKNLINRNFHGVKTERKWFTDVSYLFYGNHEKAYLSAIIDTYDMSVVSYVISKRNDNELVMSTLKQGLKGNSNNQLTIHTDRGYQYTSREYSNMKDRYGFQTSMSRPGKCLDNQPIESFWEL; encoded by the coding sequence CTGAAATTAGAAGAAAACGCCCTAATTGGGTTAAGAATACTCCAGTTCATACTGCTGAAAAATCTAATTAATCGTAATTTTCATGGCGTCAAAACCGAACGAAAATGGTTTACAGACGTTAGTTATCTATTTTATGGCAATCATGAGAAGGCTTATTTGAGTGCAATTATCGATACATATGATATGAGTGTTGTTTCTTACGTTATCAGTAAGAGAAATGATAATGAATTGGTAATGAGTACTTTAAAACAGGGACTAAAAGGTAATTCAAATAATCAATTAACTATCCACACCGACAGAGGGTATCAATATACCTCAAGAGAATATAGCAATATGAAGGATCGTTATGGTTTTCAAACAAGTATGTCACGACCTGGAAAATGCTTAGACAATCAACCAATTGAATCTTTTTGGGAACTTTAA
- a CDS encoding TIGR04197 family type VII secretion effector, whose protein sequence is METRQKGENYGDNSSLSIAGGVSAQMSKAASGLSSVNAVTSLAERTSVSGNTNAKNSLTSVHSRGQRLSNAIARDGNNIHSVAKEFAAIDQKINASMTNLFNGVTFK, encoded by the coding sequence GTGGAAACTAGACAAAAAGGAGAAAATTATGGGGATAATAGTAGTTTATCGATCGCTGGTGGTGTATCAGCACAAATGAGTAAAGCAGCAAGCGGATTGTCTTCGGTCAATGCGGTAACGTCGTTGGCAGAGCGCACGTCTGTCAGTGGCAACACGAACGCAAAGAATAGCTTAACAAGCGTACATAGTAGAGGGCAACGGTTATCAAATGCAATTGCTCGTGATGGAAATAATATTCATTCCGTGGCCAAAGAGTTTGCGGCAATCGATCAAAAGATAAATGCCAGTATGACGAACCTTTTTAATGGAGTGACGTTCAAATGA
- a CDS encoding DUF3958 family protein, which translates to MKQVDREAMIQLELTQLDLEQESNQRELRKLAEAEYDYGEIQNLEQRFYQELMEANQGAEKQHYFVELEAEARSLQQKQRLQVEERSEELLAEKKNLMDQEDQLYWKESSCLIRKWVRTNGSRFFCWRSQQSKCCCETDGRSVCPV; encoded by the coding sequence ATGAAACAGGTAGATAGAGAAGCGATGATCCAGCTGGAACTCACACAACTGGATTTAGAACAAGAAAGCAATCAAAGAGAACTGAGAAAGCTGGCTGAAGCTGAATATGACTATGGTGAGATCCAAAACTTGGAACAGCGCTTTTACCAGGAATTGATGGAAGCGAATCAAGGAGCAGAAAAGCAACATTACTTTGTTGAGTTAGAAGCTGAAGCACGCTCACTACAACAAAAACAACGCTTGCAAGTCGAGGAACGATCAGAAGAACTTTTGGCAGAGAAGAAGAACCTTATGGACCAAGAAGATCAACTGTATTGGAAAGAAAGCAGCTGCTTGATCAGGAAGTGGGTGCGGACGAATGGGAGTAGATTTTTTTGTTGGCGAAGTCAACAGTCAAAGTGCTGCTGCGAAACAGATGGCCGTTCAGTATGTCCAGTTTAG
- a CDS encoding primase C-terminal domain-containing protein translates to MNVLEQNLNLIYAAILKGGLRQYKYKNSNLRPFVQQPEGKKGAIFGFRSKEAMGVAHGVVLTSEEALWENENSFTHWTPNVFRYGTYTDDRRLFVTGHKDQNLKQINTFMIDIDVKVGQSCSGQDIMDRSMDLGFIPTMILETPGGYQVYYVLENPWFISSANGYNSVKIARNVSNNLRRYFAEELPVDMGCNHFGIARIPRHDNILQYNPEMTYDMQTLIDWSFEYSADNQIDIERPKLFLLPKKSKQKDAAWVDQLLNNTQIEGDKGLLGRNSAIYTMALAYYSSGESLENCYDDMDQFNTNLGNKALKDSEVRRAVESAYSGRYHQAEQEKIDLLIESWGTEKASKAPFSKRKGSSGYRSHPSTWYKFKKDRSERKYSHKHEWKADLLAFLKDKSYTYKPYFVTTKREIVEELKIPSRSLDKILKELQEEGRLFYSVKAGRGGGIRLATRNALIQTILQVKKEVQAAYVESILSVFPWAGNLVNQYFNTSKNTENRYQQLDLGDLDTG, encoded by the coding sequence ATGAACGTACTGGAACAAAATCTAAATCTTATTTATGCTGCCATTTTAAAGGGTGGATTAAGACAATATAAATATAAAAATAGCAACTTGCGTCCATTTGTTCAGCAACCAGAGGGAAAAAAGGGTGCTATATTTGGTTTCCGCTCGAAGGAAGCAATGGGTGTGGCCCATGGGGTGGTGTTAACTTCTGAAGAAGCTCTTTGGGAAAATGAAAACTCATTTACTCATTGGACCCCTAACGTGTTTAGATATGGTACCTATACGGACGATCGCCGACTTTTTGTAACAGGTCATAAGGATCAAAACTTAAAACAGATCAACACGTTCATGATTGATATCGATGTTAAAGTTGGCCAATCATGCTCTGGACAAGACATAATGGACCGCAGCATGGACTTAGGGTTTATACCCACTATGATTTTGGAAACTCCAGGAGGTTACCAGGTATATTATGTGCTGGAAAATCCCTGGTTTATTTCGAGTGCAAATGGCTATAACTCAGTAAAAATTGCAAGAAACGTTTCGAATAATTTAAGACGATATTTCGCTGAAGAACTGCCGGTTGATATGGGCTGTAATCATTTTGGAATCGCTCGAATACCTAGACACGACAACATTTTACAGTACAATCCTGAAATGACTTATGATATGCAAACTTTGATTGACTGGTCATTTGAATACTCAGCAGATAACCAAATTGACATAGAAAGACCTAAGCTATTTCTGTTGCCTAAAAAAAGTAAGCAAAAGGATGCAGCTTGGGTTGATCAGCTGCTTAATAACACACAAATCGAAGGAGATAAAGGCCTACTAGGACGTAATAGTGCTATTTACACGATGGCATTGGCTTATTATTCTTCCGGAGAATCACTAGAAAATTGTTACGACGATATGGATCAATTCAACACTAATTTAGGCAATAAAGCTTTGAAAGATTCTGAAGTTAGACGTGCGGTTGAATCAGCATACTCAGGTAGATATCACCAAGCAGAACAAGAAAAAATCGATTTACTTATCGAAAGTTGGGGTACAGAGAAGGCTTCTAAGGCTCCGTTTAGCAAAAGAAAAGGCAGTAGTGGGTATAGAAGTCACCCAAGTACCTGGTATAAATTTAAAAAAGATCGATCTGAGAGAAAATATTCTCACAAGCATGAGTGGAAGGCTGATTTATTAGCATTCCTTAAAGATAAAAGTTACACGTACAAACCATATTTTGTGACAACTAAAAGGGAAATTGTCGAAGAATTGAAGATCCCTAGTCGATCATTGGACAAAATCCTGAAGGAACTACAAGAAGAAGGCAGACTCTTTTACTCTGTTAAAGCCGGTAGAGGTGGTGGAATTAGGTTGGCCACAAGAAATGCCTTGATCCAAACAATATTGCAAGTAAAAAAAGAAGTACAAGCAGCATATGTAGAGTCCATTTTAAGCGTCTTTCCCTGGGCAGGTAACTTAGTTAATCAATATTTCAACACCTCTAAAAACACCGAAAATCGCTATCAGCAGCTAGATTTAGGAGACTTGGACACAGGTTAA
- a CDS encoding ParA family protein, with translation MAVGITVAANKGGVGKTLITINITGALRKAFPNARILVVDTDAQGNTTKSFRVKVANDQNTIYDVFMGTASVEDTIVGTYDSNIDVLPANSDNNYLEFDKMEEFRDTILEWFVALVKKFKNNISELMTIEGLKKKMTNIIDPSSNYFNALAGSFDKVQEEYDFIIYDTPPELKQVTSSVLSIADVVIVPYEPDLNGVDGVTHLISRVLTLKEKYNPNLRIGGVLANKVYNTNLHAKMINSMMKYTNRNNYHYFDTEIPRSITFADKLVRNGLPITMNDPNNKFAQNFYKLINEMNRLGLLSKDGKILEIPVQLYQESEVEE, from the coding sequence ATGGCAGTAGGAATTACCGTTGCAGCAAACAAAGGCGGAGTTGGAAAGACTCTTATCACTATTAACATCACTGGCGCTCTTAGAAAGGCATTTCCAAATGCAAGAATACTTGTTGTTGATACTGACGCCCAAGGAAATACTACTAAATCTTTTAGAGTAAAAGTAGCCAATGATCAAAATACAATTTATGATGTATTTATGGGGACTGCATCAGTTGAAGATACGATTGTTGGTACATATGATAGTAACATTGACGTTCTACCGGCAAACTCTGATAACAACTACCTAGAGTTTGATAAAATGGAAGAATTTCGAGATACGATCTTGGAATGGTTCGTCGCATTAGTAAAGAAATTTAAAAATAATATCTCTGAACTAATGACTATAGAAGGTCTTAAAAAGAAAATGACAAACATCATCGATCCTAGTTCTAACTATTTCAATGCATTAGCTGGATCATTTGATAAGGTTCAAGAAGAATATGACTTCATTATTTATGATACACCGCCTGAGCTGAAGCAAGTTACTTCTTCTGTACTTTCCATTGCAGACGTGGTAATAGTGCCTTATGAACCTGACTTGAATGGTGTTGACGGAGTTACACACCTAATATCAAGGGTGCTGACACTTAAAGAAAAATACAATCCAAATCTTAGGATTGGCGGTGTTTTAGCGAATAAGGTCTACAATACTAATCTACATGCAAAAATGATTAATTCAATGATGAAATATACTAATAGGAACAATTATCATTATTTTGATACTGAAATACCTAGATCTATTACTTTTGCTGACAAATTAGTTAGAAATGGTCTTCCGATTACAATGAATGACCCAAACAACAAGTTTGCTCAAAATTTTTACAAGCTAATTAATGAAATGAACAGGCTAGGTTTATTGAGTAAAGACGGAAAAATATTAGAGATACCTGTACAATTATATCAAGAAAGCGAGGTTGAAGAATAA
- a CDS encoding DUF4942 domain-containing protein, which translates to MLKDRLKRERYKDPNPVFDLLCNDLKHLNSGSNKVLIPDADLGELALSSMKFRYGVKEEYALLEKDFEKSNNLENQGFEVVGTDFLTFATHIEFDIILLDPPVEKSEDYLLKAFELAQKQVDKSCYISALIRADIIQNPSTALQAALENNETEITFHKNVKPESKEEVALVRVSVTKATDNVHKIYDRLLATKGFEPAQTALERGLSTIVSDRDLEERLKDIRFLISSYNEHISLLKKKYLFDNSLNMFESIMKQKHKFGSFSYRRNDLTLNQEIKSIRSQYWEKILKTDEFRKKLTRHGSSLITDKIDSATKLEITEENVLLLLTALMSNGYEVILDSCVEWFKKMTGNHQNEYSKNIHYYNGFKTNDAFKVNSKIIIPAYQASSYYETVSFGYGHPLEENFKHITHGMQDYMNDLITMFKLIKPDIPTTFTANDYGDLENEFLRFKVFKKGTIHIWFKDLETLDKFNLICGQKFGWVPSSEEMKQDPEALRFAKNEFPNIQNLLN; encoded by the coding sequence ATGCTAAAAGATAGACTAAAAAGAGAACGGTACAAAGACCCAAACCCTGTATTTGATTTACTTTGCAATGATCTAAAACACTTAAACTCTGGTAGCAACAAAGTTTTGATACCCGACGCCGATTTAGGTGAACTTGCTCTTAGTTCCATGAAATTTCGATATGGAGTGAAGGAAGAATATGCCCTATTAGAAAAAGACTTTGAGAAATCAAACAACCTTGAAAATCAAGGATTCGAAGTAGTCGGTACTGATTTCTTAACGTTTGCCACACATATTGAATTTGACATTATTCTTTTAGATCCACCCGTAGAAAAAAGTGAAGACTACTTGTTAAAAGCATTCGAACTCGCTCAAAAGCAAGTAGACAAAAGTTGCTACATTTCAGCGCTCATACGCGCTGACATCATTCAAAATCCAAGCACAGCATTACAAGCAGCACTTGAAAACAACGAAACAGAAATAACCTTTCATAAAAATGTTAAGCCTGAATCAAAAGAAGAGGTCGCCCTAGTTCGCGTATCAGTCACTAAAGCGACAGATAATGTCCACAAGATTTATGACAGACTTTTAGCTACTAAAGGCTTTGAACCTGCTCAGACAGCACTAGAAAGAGGTCTAAGCACCATTGTTTCTGATCGTGATCTTGAAGAGCGTTTAAAAGATATCCGCTTTCTTATTAGTTCTTACAATGAACATATTTCTTTACTTAAGAAAAAATATCTGTTTGACAATTCACTCAATATGTTTGAGTCGATTATGAAACAAAAGCATAAATTTGGATCGTTTAGTTATAGACGAAATGACCTAACTCTTAATCAAGAAATAAAAAGCATTCGCAGTCAGTATTGGGAGAAAATCCTAAAAACTGACGAGTTCCGCAAAAAATTAACACGGCATGGATCAAGTTTGATCACTGATAAAATTGATTCCGCCACTAAACTTGAAATCACGGAAGAAAATGTTCTTTTATTGCTCACTGCTTTAATGTCAAATGGATATGAGGTAATTCTTGATAGTTGTGTAGAATGGTTCAAAAAAATGACCGGCAATCACCAAAATGAATACAGCAAAAACATTCACTACTACAATGGATTCAAGACAAATGACGCCTTCAAGGTAAATTCAAAAATAATAATTCCTGCTTACCAAGCTTCATCTTATTATGAAACAGTATCATTCGGCTATGGTCATCCTTTAGAAGAAAACTTTAAGCATATAACACACGGAATGCAAGACTACATGAACGATCTAATAACCATGTTTAAACTGATCAAACCAGATATTCCAACAACTTTTACTGCGAATGACTACGGCGATTTAGAAAACGAATTTCTTCGTTTTAAAGTGTTCAAAAAAGGAACTATTCACATTTGGTTTAAAGACCTAGAAACACTTGATAAATTCAATCTAATATGTGGGCAAAAATTTGGTTGGGTTCCTTCATCTGAGGAAATGAAGCAAGATCCCGAAGCATTACGCTTTGCCAAAAATGAATTTCCAAATATTCAAAACTTGCTGAATTAA
- a CDS encoding Tn3 family transposase: MPVQIMSKEQKQSFGSYAGLPSDEQLVKYFHLDDYDKSIIKTLRNDSTKIGFAVQLGTVRFLGTFLSDLTNVPNEVIEYMAEQLSIESRMFSYYTRIPTIKQHALMIQELYSYRQFHDQAVLDYLEQWIYEGAWYSTEQTTLLADRFLNKCINEKIILPGLTTFERFISRIIDAVTKDIEQAIVNIPSKKEIERINQLTLFFMEGKTSLFTVKLDALREPLKEPSYYEIKRGFQRIKEFASFSVDFWDFSQIPKGKIKLYAEYTAKAKSQSIQRMPESRRLAYLVSFIAEYRSVAMDELLLALEKYFTSIINLAKKKEQQERLRSLKDLDNAAAMLSHIVEDLIDEQTPPEKLLDYVLELREKQEIVAAVSKVKRIVSSDKEPVAIKELLNSFSKFKRLLPDILAHIPFLVSDKDSPVAYIWSFLRDKGDLFLRYQDFEKIQDYLPTKWHNFIDKNQAYANKGIIIAAMELFIKGIKTHTVYVPYSHRYNDPLQNLIPKNVWNEQRKSFVNQLGLAEDGAIAVEDFKISLEMSYRETLKNWNNSNMARIEEKNGQTELIISPLKRQSLSKPRLIEEIHRNLPIVDLPEILLEVNQRLRLTECFSHLNENRSRMKELDISILAVLLAEACNIGLSPVAKKSTESLKNDRLSYVNQNYIRLDTLTAANNKVVDAYQKLALPYIWGTGDMASADGIRFTTPKKSLHSGRNPKYFGRGKGITYYNFLSDSYVGFHGMVISGTIRDSVYLLEGLLNQTSTLTPSQIMTDTAGYSDLVFGLFGILGFQFSPRIAKANETKIWRIDKNANYKILNEHSKNTINTTIIEQEWDDILRIAGSLKSGTVQASYLIRALQHQGNPTPLGRALIEVGKIFKTKHQLRYLSDEEYARNILEQLNKGESRHSLYRKICYGKNGRIYQSYFDGMENQLNALGLVANIIIYWNTLYMEKAIEQLQEANSENQIQEEVLQFSSPLVSEHINFMGKYSFKYNEQLNEGEFRPLGQ, encoded by the coding sequence ATGCCTGTACAGATAATGAGTAAAGAACAAAAACAGTCTTTTGGATCTTATGCGGGCCTTCCTTCCGATGAACAATTAGTGAAATACTTTCATTTGGACGATTATGACAAATCAATTATTAAAACTTTGCGAAACGATAGTACTAAAATTGGTTTTGCAGTACAGTTAGGGACTGTACGATTTTTAGGAACATTTCTTTCTGATTTAACAAATGTTCCTAATGAAGTAATAGAGTACATGGCAGAGCAGTTGTCTATTGAAAGTCGTATGTTCTCTTACTATACAAGAATTCCTACAATCAAGCAGCATGCACTCATGATTCAGGAACTATACTCTTACAGGCAGTTCCATGACCAAGCCGTTTTAGATTATTTAGAGCAGTGGATATATGAAGGTGCTTGGTATTCTACAGAGCAAACAACTCTTCTTGCTGATCGTTTCTTGAATAAGTGTATAAACGAAAAAATAATTCTCCCAGGTCTTACTACATTCGAACGGTTTATATCGCGCATTATAGACGCTGTAACCAAAGATATAGAGCAAGCAATTGTAAATATTCCTAGTAAGAAGGAAATTGAACGAATCAATCAATTGACGCTGTTTTTTATGGAAGGAAAAACGTCTTTGTTTACAGTAAAGTTGGACGCTTTAAGAGAACCTCTAAAAGAACCGTCTTATTATGAGATTAAACGTGGATTTCAAAGAATAAAAGAATTTGCTTCTTTTTCAGTTGATTTTTGGGATTTCAGCCAGATTCCTAAAGGGAAGATAAAATTATATGCTGAGTATACAGCTAAAGCCAAATCGCAAAGTATTCAGCGTATGCCTGAAAGTAGACGTTTAGCTTACCTAGTTTCATTTATTGCAGAGTATCGATCAGTTGCTATGGACGAATTATTATTAGCATTAGAAAAGTATTTTACTAGTATTATCAACCTTGCAAAGAAAAAGGAACAGCAAGAACGACTCCGATCACTAAAAGATTTGGACAATGCAGCAGCCATGCTGTCTCATATTGTAGAGGATCTGATTGACGAACAAACTCCACCTGAGAAGCTGTTAGATTATGTTTTAGAGCTACGCGAGAAACAAGAGATAGTAGCAGCTGTGTCAAAAGTAAAACGTATTGTGAGTTCGGATAAAGAACCTGTGGCAATCAAAGAATTATTAAACTCATTTTCAAAATTTAAAAGGTTACTTCCGGATATTCTTGCTCATATTCCTTTTTTAGTTAGTGATAAAGATAGTCCAGTAGCTTATATTTGGTCTTTTTTAAGAGATAAAGGAGATCTATTTCTTCGATATCAAGATTTTGAAAAAATACAAGACTATCTGCCAACCAAGTGGCATAATTTTATCGATAAAAATCAAGCATATGCTAATAAAGGAATCATAATTGCTGCTATGGAACTTTTTATAAAAGGCATAAAGACACATACTGTTTATGTCCCTTATAGTCATAGATATAATGATCCATTGCAAAATCTAATACCTAAAAATGTATGGAATGAGCAAAGAAAATCCTTTGTAAATCAGTTAGGTCTTGCAGAGGACGGAGCTATTGCTGTAGAAGATTTTAAAATCAGTTTAGAAATGTCTTATAGAGAAACACTAAAAAACTGGAATAATAGCAACATGGCTAGGATAGAGGAAAAAAATGGACAAACAGAATTGATTATTAGTCCGCTAAAAAGACAAAGTTTATCTAAACCACGTCTTATTGAGGAAATTCATAGAAATCTTCCCATTGTTGACCTTCCTGAAATATTATTAGAGGTAAATCAGCGACTAAGGCTTACAGAGTGTTTTTCACATTTAAATGAAAATCGATCGCGTATGAAAGAGCTGGATATAAGTATCTTAGCAGTGTTATTAGCTGAAGCGTGCAATATAGGGCTGTCACCCGTTGCTAAGAAGAGTACAGAAAGTTTAAAAAATGACCGCTTATCCTACGTCAATCAAAACTATATACGATTAGATACTTTAACAGCAGCCAATAATAAGGTCGTAGACGCCTATCAGAAACTTGCTTTACCTTATATATGGGGAACAGGAGATATGGCTTCAGCGGACGGTATACGCTTTACTACACCAAAGAAATCTCTACATTCAGGACGGAACCCTAAATATTTTGGTCGAGGTAAAGGGATCACATACTATAACTTTCTATCTGATTCCTATGTTGGATTTCATGGTATGGTTATTTCTGGGACGATTAGAGATTCAGTCTATTTGCTTGAAGGACTGTTAAATCAAACAAGTACATTAACACCTAGTCAGATAATGACTGATACTGCTGGATACAGTGATCTTGTATTTGGATTATTTGGAATACTAGGTTTTCAATTTAGCCCCCGAATAGCTAAAGCAAACGAAACAAAAATATGGAGAATAGACAAAAATGCTAATTACAAAATTCTGAACGAACATTCAAAAAATACTATAAATACAACAATTATAGAGCAAGAGTGGGATGATATCTTACGAATTGCAGGTTCTCTAAAATCAGGAACCGTCCAAGCCAGCTATCTTATTCGTGCTCTCCAACATCAAGGAAATCCTACTCCATTGGGGCGTGCATTAATTGAAGTTGGAAAAATATTTAAAACAAAACATCAACTCAGATATCTATCTGATGAAGAATACGCACGAAATATTCTAGAACAACTGAATAAAGGAGAATCTCGCCATAGCTTGTATAGAAAAATATGCTATGGTAAAAATGGACGAATCTATCAAAGCTATTTTGATGGTATGGAAAACCAATTAAACGCTTTAGGACTTGTTGCAAATATAATTATTTATTGGAACACGCTTTATATGGAAAAAGCTATAGAACAACTTCAGGAAGCTAATTCAGAGAACCAAATACAAGAAGAAGTTCTTCAATTCTCTTCCCCTCTAGTATCAGAACACATTAATTTCATGGGGAAATATTCTTTCAAATATAATGAGCAATTAAACGAAGGAGAATTTCGTCCCTTAGGACAATAA
- a CDS encoding T7SS effector LXG polymorphic toxin → MGVDFFVGEVNSQSAAAKQMAVQYVQFSGVLKDSVSHFMSAPLSGKTYDSAKQYFSAVYPTLASGFILVCEALIEAHSKFPEEFQSQVDTCDVIEEQLKAVIAQGNLTLQSMAQRMDKEKEPNQGLEQRYMHVQAAIRESEEKLQKLYAFHASSPGLFADFEAQLANFDAGLAEVEKVPHGMLLPEHLI, encoded by the coding sequence ATGGGAGTAGATTTTTTTGTTGGCGAAGTCAACAGTCAAAGTGCTGCTGCGAAACAGATGGCCGTTCAGTATGTCCAGTTTAGTGGTGTTCTAAAAGATAGTGTCAGTCATTTTATGAGTGCGCCTTTATCCGGTAAAACGTATGATTCTGCGAAGCAATATTTTTCTGCAGTTTATCCAACTTTAGCCAGTGGATTTATCCTGGTATGTGAAGCATTGATTGAAGCACACAGTAAGTTTCCTGAAGAGTTTCAATCACAAGTCGATACCTGCGATGTGATCGAGGAGCAGCTGAAGGCAGTGATCGCACAAGGCAATTTGACTTTACAAAGTATGGCCCAACGAATGGATAAAGAGAAAGAACCCAATCAAGGACTAGAACAACGTTACATGCATGTACAGGCAGCTATCAGAGAAAGTGAAGAAAAGCTTCAGAAGCTCTATGCTTTTCATGCCAGTTCTCCAGGTCTTTTCGCTGATTTTGAAGCACAGTTGGCCAACTTTGATGCTGGATTAGCCGAAGTCGAAAAGGTGCCGCATGGAATGCTTCTTCCGGAACATTTGATCTAG
- a CDS encoding recombinase family protein has protein sequence MLFGYARVSTKEQNLDRQIQKFNDLGIESRYIFVDKQSGAEFDRPQYQLLLHMLRSGDIVYLDSLDRLGRNYSGVIEEWKYITRKIKADIIVLENSELFDSRKFKTMGDIGLLLEDQFLSMLSYVADQERKKSKLRQTEGIEIAKSAGTVFGRPKLAITEEFKRQYFSWKNGEQTATDTINKLELSPSTFYRRVKEFEQEMAGD, from the coding sequence ATGCTTTTTGGCTATGCTAGAGTTTCCACTAAAGAACAAAATTTAGATCGACAAATACAGAAGTTTAATGATTTAGGTATTGAATCTCGTTATATATTTGTCGATAAACAATCAGGTGCTGAGTTTGATCGTCCACAGTATCAACTATTACTTCATATGCTTCGTTCTGGAGATATTGTTTACTTAGACTCTTTAGATCGTTTAGGGAGAAACTATTCTGGTGTAATTGAAGAATGGAAGTATATTACAAGAAAGATAAAAGCAGATATTATTGTTCTAGAAAATTCAGAATTATTTGATAGTAGAAAGTTTAAAACTATGGGGGACATTGGTCTTTTATTAGAAGATCAGTTTTTGAGCATGCTTTCTTATGTAGCAGATCAGGAACGAAAGAAGAGCAAACTGCGTCAAACTGAAGGGATTGAAATTGCAAAATCTGCTGGTACGGTCTTTGGTAGACCTAAATTGGCAATAACAGAAGAATTCAAAAGACAGTATTTTAGTTGGAAAAATGGGGAGCAAACAGCAACTGATACTATAAATAAACTAGAATTGTCCCCAAGCACATTTTATCGTCGAGTAAAAGAGTTCGAACAAGAAATGGCAGGTGACTAA
- a CDS encoding IS3 family transposase: MGTLKSEYYYHKNFDSFNQLKAGIDTYINFYMNKRYVPKFDGLTPAEYRELAI, translated from the coding sequence TTGGGAACTTTAAAGTCAGAATATTATTATCATAAAAATTTTGATTCATTTAATCAATTAAAAGCTGGAATTGATACGTATATTAATTTCTACATGAACAAAAGGTATGTTCCTAAATTCGATGGCTTAACTCCAGCAGAATATAGAGAATTAGCTATATAA
- a CDS encoding JAB domain-containing protein, with the protein MNVPSSDVLQILHEIDSRFSPKIRPYSVVLVTLSNSNQILSSDIIYTGKLEHQLSVKKLILNIALRHQAEQLLVVQYRSEPIKQLTPIDIAFAQSLKEICGCVDINVLDFIIRERRC; encoded by the coding sequence ATGAATGTTCCCTCGTCTGACGTTCTACAAATTTTGCATGAAATTGACTCTAGATTTTCACCAAAAATCAGACCTTACAGCGTAGTTTTAGTTACATTATCGAATTCCAATCAAATTCTTTCTTCTGACATCATTTACACTGGAAAGCTAGAACATCAATTATCTGTAAAAAAATTGATTTTAAACATTGCCTTGCGACATCAGGCAGAGCAGTTACTAGTTGTTCAATATCGTTCAGAACCAATTAAGCAACTAACTCCTATTGACATTGCTTTTGCCCAAAGCCTAAAAGAAATATGCGGTTGTGTAGACATAAACGTACTTGATTTCATTATTCGTGAAAGGCGCTGTTGA
- a CDS encoding SOS response-associated peptidase → MCGRFLLDPTDSKEIEEIIRKIEAKNQEIKTGEIFPTNTVPLLVGTSDHDIDVEAMAWSFHGFKKSQSIINARSETVTEKKMFAKAFSSTRCVLPTSGFYERDQEKRKFLFREKDSEILYLAGFYKKFEDGNRSIILTTAANKSIEAIHNRVPVILEKETIDRWLFDDQFAEDYLKELMPELINNVHIRDLLK, encoded by the coding sequence ATGTGCGGAAGGTTTTTGTTAGATCCGACAGACTCGAAAGAGATCGAGGAGATTATCAGGAAAATCGAAGCTAAGAACCAGGAGATCAAGACCGGAGAAATATTTCCAACGAACACCGTCCCTCTACTAGTTGGCACGTCTGATCACGATATCGATGTTGAAGCGATGGCTTGGAGCTTTCATGGGTTTAAAAAGTCCCAATCGATCATAAATGCTCGATCAGAGACGGTCACTGAAAAGAAAATGTTTGCTAAAGCATTCAGCAGCACCCGTTGTGTCTTACCCACTTCTGGGTTTTACGAGAGGGACCAGGAGAAAAGAAAATTTCTCTTCAGGGAAAAAGACTCTGAAATTCTCTATTTGGCAGGATTCTATAAGAAATTTGAAGATGGAAACCGTAGCATTATTTTGACAACAGCAGCCAATAAGTCAATCGAAGCGATACATAATCGTGTGCCGGTTATTTTAGAAAAAGAAACGATTGATCGCTGGTTGTTTGATGATCAGTTTGCTGAAGATTATTTAAAAGAACTAATGCCAGAGTTAATCAATAACGTTCATATAAGAGACCTCCTCAAATGA